In Streptomyces sp. NBC_01231, the sequence AGACCCTCCCGACCAACACGATCGGCGACATCGAGCACTACATGCGCCGCACCCATGAGATCGCCCGCACGCAAGCCGCGGCGCTCTACTCCGCCGATCCGGGTGACGAGAGCGCGATGGGGCTCCTCACCGGCACCAGCGGCCGAACGGACCTGGACGCCGCCCTTTGCCACCGCCTTCATCAGGCGATGGCCGCACCCGTGCTTCACCTGCTGGACAACCCGGGGCGCTCCTGGCGCCCGTACGTCGCCGCGGCCGTCCTGTGCCTCCTCGGAGCCGACCCCGAGCCCTACCGGCCACTGACGGCGGTCACCGAACTCCTCCACGTCTCGGCTCTGATCATCGACGACATCCAGGACAACTCCCCCATCCGGCGCGGCCGGCCAAGCGTCCACGAGGTCTTCGGCACCGCTCCCGCCATCACCGCCGGCACCCTCGGCTACTACACCTTCGACGCCCTCATGCAGCGCGTGCCGCAGGCCGACCCGAGCACCATGCTGCGCATCTACCGGCTCTACCTGCGGGACCTGCGCGCCGCCCATGCCGGCCAGGCACTGGACATCGCCGGACACCACACCGCGTTCGACGAAGCCATCACCACCGGCAACACCGCCCCGCTCCTCGACCAGGTCCGAACCGCGCACCGACTCAAGACGGGCATGCTCGTCCGCAGCACCGCAGAGATCTCCGCGATCTTCGGCGGCGCTGATGAGAAGCAACTCGAAGCGATCTGCGAGTACTTCGAGGCTGTCGGCATCGCCTACCAGATCACCGACGACGTAGCCGACCTGTACGGGCTGGTATCCGCTGAGGAGCACCGGCAGGGCATCACCACCCGGCCCCCTGCCGAGGACCTCCTCAACGGCGAGGTCACCTACCCCGTGGCCCGCGCCGTCGGCCTTCTCCATACGGCCGACCGGCAACGGCTGCGCGACGCGCTCCGGCAGCATTCCGACGCCGGCGCACGCCAGGCATCCGACCTCCTGCAGCGCAGCGGAGCGATCGAGGCGTGCATGAGCGAAGCCCGCACCCTCGTCGACGAGGCATGGGACACCCTCGACCCCCTGCTCCCGCCCACCCCGCACAAGGCCATGGTGCGCGCGCTGGGCTGGTACGCCGCCCAACGCGAAACTGACCACATCCTCGCGGAACAGAGGTGTCCCTGACGATGCCCGACAAATCACAGACCTGCCCGCAGGGCGACCACAAGCCGACCACGAGGCCGACCATGCCTCCGCCCGCAGCCCCGACCACGGCTGCCCGGACGGATGGAGGCGAGTCCGAGATGACAGCGTATTCGAACATGCGATCTTAGAGCCCGCGCAGATAGGCGGCGTGGAAAGCCTCGGCATCGAGGTGGGTACAAGGCCCCAGTGAATTAGGAGTTGCGACGCTCTGTGACCGCCGGCGAGACCTGTGCGCATCCTTCGTCTCAGGCTGCTAGCCTGCGCAGGGCCCGCACGGCAGGTGATCCGGGGTCGGCCGTCATCAGGACGACCTCCTGGTCGTCCTCGGGCACGAGCAGGACGTCGCAGTTCAACCGCAGCGCGCCGGCCTCCGGGTGGTCCAGGGTCTTGGTGCGGTGCCCGGGAGCGTGGACCGGATGTGCCTGCCAGATCTGCCGGAACTCCTCACTGCCGTCGTGTAGTTCGGCCAGCAGGGCGGCCAGCTGCGGGTCGTGCGGGTAGCGGTCGGCGGCCCGGCGCAACCGCGCCACCGCGATGTGCCCGGATTCCTCGGCGCTGGAGCTCTCGTACGTCCGCCCCTGGCCCAGGAAGCGGCGGCGGGCCAGGTTCGTCGTCCCGTCTCCGAGGTCGGCGCCGAGCAGTGCCTGGGCCAGGGGGTTCCAGGCGACGACGTGGTACGCCGCGTCAGTGACGATGGCACCGGTCTCCGGCAGCCGGTCCAGCATCCGGGCCACGTGCGGGCGCACCCGCCGCACGGCGCTGGTGCCGGGCGGCGCGCTCGAACCCGCCAGGCGGAACAGGTGGCTGCGCTCGGCCGGCGTGAGCCGCAGCGCGCGGGCCAATGCGTCCAGGATCCGGGCCGACGGCCGCGGTCCCCGGGCCTGCTCCAGCCGCGTGTAGTAGTCGACCGACATGTGGGCGAGCTCCGCCACCTCTTCGCGGCGCAGGCCCGGTGTGCGGCGGGCGGTGCCCGTCTCCGTCAGGCCGATCTCGTGCGGACGCAGGGCCGCCCGGCGGTCCCGCAGGTAGTGGGCCAGCTCCTGCCGTGCCATACCGCCTCCTCCCACTGCCTGGTACAGACTGTCCCTGGCAGGGCGCCTGCGACCAGGGAAGCGTGGTTGCCATGAACGAACGCACAGCTCTGGTCACCGGTGCCAACAAGGGCATCGGCAAGCATATTTCCCGGCTGCTCGCCGCCGAGGGCCTCACCGTGTACGTGGGCTCCCGCGACCCCGGGCGCGGGCAGCGGGCCGTCGAGGAGATCGGCGCCGGGGCCCGTCTGCTGGTCCTCGACGTGAGTGATCCCGACGGCATCGCACAGGCCGCGGCTCAGGTGGACCGCTTGGACGTGCTGGTCAACAATGCCGGCATCTCGCTGTCGCTCGCCCCGCCGGCCGGCACCGGCGTCGAGGAGTTCCGGCGCACGTACGAGACCAATGTGTTCGGGGTAGTGGCGGTGACCAATGCCTTCCTGCCCGCCCTGCGCCGGTCGCCGCGCCCGCGCATCGTCAACATCTCCAGTGGCACCGCGTCGCTGACCTGGAGCACGAATCCCAACCCCCAGTTCATCCCGGGAAGCGGCGGCGCCGCCGCCTACCGGTCGTCCAAGGCCGCCCTCAACGCCCTCACCGTCCTGTACGCCCAGACGCTGGCCCAGGACGGCTTCAAGGTCAACGCGCTCGCTCCCGGCCTGCGGGCCACTGATCTGACTCCCAGGGCCGCCGCTGCCGGCGGCGACCCGGCCGAGGCCGCCCAAGGTGCTCTCCGCCTGGCCCTGCTGCCGGACGACGGCCCCACCGGTGGCTTCTTCTCCTGGGACGGAACCCCCGTGCCCTGGTGACCAGTCATGGGAGGCGTCGGGGGCGGGTGCCCCAGCGGTGGGTGACCCATGCCCGGCGGATCAGGCTGCGGACGGTGATGCAGCGCGGCGGCGTCCAGCGGGGGACGTCGGCGGGGGAGAGGTCAGGGCGGACACGGTGCCAGCGTGCCCGGTGGCGCCATCGGCCTCCCGTGGCCGGCGAAGAGGTCCGTGGAAGCGAGCAGGCCGCCGCCCACCGATCGCTGCTCCG encodes:
- a CDS encoding polyprenyl synthetase family protein; this encodes MTTSPRPPERVPSQAGSLPADGSATFGSPHPSAGAEAWYLNGHLRDENGDAYTWMISMLRHHDVQDQNAPAGYGLVTTCSSPAGVSTRAWISPAMHRAVREAIAGDTAQDHRIRDALAQALAEGPLLPDRLLTEPVAESAENLNISFGDLAALHRDEDGAYSLAFKDKERFELVLTPLKGAVPQFDARGRYPGRLPTDADAMTSYFVPRLRAQGTVHRSDGSRRLLEGQAWFEQDWGATYYDVQRSPGTPDHAWEWAGIQLENGWEISCIHTRNSDPATGATALEFTRATAIAPDGTVSYHDLSWQPVHHWTSLATLNTYPTTVRVRVPDLGLDIEIVAATAQGEIRTLIVGRALWESPATVRGVMETTPVAGTAFLQTLPTNTIGDIEHYMRRTHEIARTQAAALYSADPGDESAMGLLTGTSGRTDLDAALCHRLHQAMAAPVLHLLDNPGRSWRPYVAAAVLCLLGADPEPYRPLTAVTELLHVSALIIDDIQDNSPIRRGRPSVHEVFGTAPAITAGTLGYYTFDALMQRVPQADPSTMLRIYRLYLRDLRAAHAGQALDIAGHHTAFDEAITTGNTAPLLDQVRTAHRLKTGMLVRSTAEISAIFGGADEKQLEAICEYFEAVGIAYQITDDVADLYGLVSAEEHRQGITTRPPAEDLLNGEVTYPVARAVGLLHTADRQRLRDALRQHSDAGARQASDLLQRSGAIEACMSEARTLVDEAWDTLDPLLPPTPHKAMVRALGWYAAQRETDHILAEQRCP
- a CDS encoding SDR family oxidoreductase, with amino-acid sequence MNERTALVTGANKGIGKHISRLLAAEGLTVYVGSRDPGRGQRAVEEIGAGARLLVLDVSDPDGIAQAAAQVDRLDVLVNNAGISLSLAPPAGTGVEEFRRTYETNVFGVVAVTNAFLPALRRSPRPRIVNISSGTASLTWSTNPNPQFIPGSGGAAAYRSSKAALNALTVLYAQTLAQDGFKVNALAPGLRATDLTPRAAAAGGDPAEAAQGALRLALLPDDGPTGGFFSWDGTPVPW
- a CDS encoding helix-turn-helix transcriptional regulator — encoded protein: MARQELAHYLRDRRAALRPHEIGLTETGTARRTPGLRREEVAELAHMSVDYYTRLEQARGPRPSARILDALARALRLTPAERSHLFRLAGSSAPPGTSAVRRVRPHVARMLDRLPETGAIVTDAAYHVVAWNPLAQALLGADLGDGTTNLARRRFLGQGRTYESSSAEESGHIAVARLRRAADRYPHDPQLAALLAELHDGSEEFRQIWQAHPVHAPGHRTKTLDHPEAGALRLNCDVLLVPEDDQEVVLMTADPGSPAVRALRRLAA